The following are from one region of the Mixophyes fleayi isolate aMixFle1 chromosome 7, aMixFle1.hap1, whole genome shotgun sequence genome:
- the C7H2orf76 gene encoding UPF0538 protein C2orf76 homolog, producing MLFLIVSPWMQCPQLFLPVTHLLTLCYCAKRALNPNNQSDVCVYHVIPENSSCLTLCDKLGGQMSQDVTLTVRLVRSFQHRNFRPVVYHDVALDQTVQEFLEHIKKDIAVRDGLPPPFKKHSYDTMKIIHQAHGSKTNELVVGLEDDDKLILRSAQTLREAGVAHETELALFSAADYRQYKNNPVSTW from the exons ATGTTATTTCTCATTGTCTCACCCTGGATGCAGTGTCCCCAGCT ATTTCTTCCTGTGACTCATTTACTTACACTGTGTTACTGTGCAAAACGTGCGCTAAAccctaacaaccaatcagatgtgtgCGTTTATCACGTGATTCCAGAAAACAGCAGCTGCCTCACCCTCTGCGACAAG CTTGGTGGACAGATGTCCCAGGACGTCACGCTCACCGTACGCCTCGTCCGATCCTTCCAGCATCGCAACTTCCGACCGGTTGTTTATCATGACGTTGCCCTGGATCAAACTGTGCAGGAATTTCTAGAGCATATTAAAAAAG ACATTGCTGTACGGGATGGATTGCCGCCTCCGTTTAAGAAGCACTCGTATG ATACCATGAAGATCATTCACCAGGCGCATGGATCGAAG ACGAATGAGCTAGTGGTGGGTTTGGAGGACGACGATAAGCTGATACTGCGGAGCGCGCAGACCTTGCGGGAGGCTGGAGTTG CCCATGAGACGGAGCTGGCTCTCTTCAGTGCTGCAGACTACAGACAGTACAAGAACAATCCCGTGTCCACTTGGTGA
- the DBI gene encoding acyl-CoA-binding protein isoform X1, with protein MSQADFDKAAAEVKQLKTSPSDQEMLDLYALYKQATVGDVNTDRPGFMDFKGKAKWDAWSGKKGTSQEDARAQYIKLVTSLQEKYGC; from the exons ATGTCTCAG GCTGATTTTGATAAGGCTGCAGCGGAGGTGAAGCAGCTGAAGACCTCCCCGAGTGACCAGGAGATGCTGGATCTTTATGCCCTGTACAAGCAGGCGACCGTCGGGGATGTGAACACtg ACAGACCCGGATTCATGGACTTCAAGGGTAAAGCCAAGTGGGATGCCTGGAGCGGAAAGAAAG GCACCTCCCAGGAAGACGCGAGAGCCCAGTACATCAAGCTGGTGACCTCCCTGCAGGAGAAATACGGATGTTAG